TCCTGTGTTTCAGCGTTACAAGCAGAACTGGATAGCCGCAATATACCTCTTACCTTGTTTGAAGGTCAAGAGGTTCGGATTGCTGGAAATATCAAAGAACAGATCCAAGAAAATAATATCTTGTTTGCTGACTTGAATGATCGTTATATCCTTATTGAATTTCCGACTAATGATATCCCGGCCTATGCAGAGCATCTTTTCATAGAGTTGCTGGAAGAAAATCATACACCGATCATCGTACATCCAGAGCGAAACAGCCGGTTCATCGAAGACCCCAATCGCCTGCTGCCATTTTTAGAAATGGGTGTCCTTGCTCAATTAACAGCGCCTAGCTATGTTGGTGTTTTTGGAAAACAAATCGAGCGAACAGCAAAACAAATGGTTGCTCATAATATGGTTTCCATGATGGCTTCAGATGCTCATAATGTAAAAAAACGTGGATTTTTCATGAAAAAAGCTTATGACGCTATCGCCAAAGACATGGGGACTGCACATGTTGAAGCGATGAAGCAGGTTGCCAGAGATATTTTAAATGGTGATCCAGTTCAAGTATTGGAATTTAGAGAATTACAAAAGAAACGATTTCGACTGTTTTAAGAGAACTAGGAAAATGTGAGCATCAGAGTTTTATATAATTTTTGTACATATTAATAAATGTTGGTATATGTGATTTTTGATGTGGGTTGTATCTTAAATTACATGAAATATCAGGGAACGCTGGGATCAGCAGCTGTTGAGGTTCAAAAAACTGAAGAGCGAATCGCGTCAGTAAATAGTTTGTTCCTGCCCGATCATAAAAGGAGTGTTGAAATTGGAGGAAAAAATTGTAAGTGTTGGAGGAAGTATGCAGAAAAAAAAGCAGACAACGCAGTCTGACAAAAAGATTTCTGTATCGGTAGTTGCATCACAATCCATTCGTTTTCGCGTATTTAAACGAACGATCGATATCTTGGGCAGTCTTTGCGGATTGATTTTATTAAGTCCTGTATTTCTTATTGTTGCATTTCTGATTAGAAAAGAAGATCCAAACGGACCTGTTGTCTTTTCTCAGGAAAGAATCGGGAAAAAAGGCAATCGCTTCACAATGTATAAATTTCGTTCCATGTGTACAGATGCAGAAGAAAAATTTCATGATTTAGTTGAGCAAAATGAAATCGAAGGCGCCATGTTCAAAATCAAGAACGATCCTAGAGTAACAAAAATAGGGAAAAAGATACGTAAAACCAGTATCGATGAGTTGCCCCAATTAGTGAATGTTTTAAAAGGAGACATGTCGCTTGTTGGACCAAGACCACCGTTAGAAAGAGAAGTTTCTCAGTACACACAACGTGATCTACAGCGATTGAATGTGAAACCTGGCTGTACAGGATTATGGCAAGTCAGAGGTAGAAACGATGTCCATTTTGATGAAATGGTCGACTTTGATTTAGAATATATTGAGAATCAATCTATTTGGAATGATCTGAAAATCATGTTTCAGACAGTGATCGTGATGTTTTTTTCTAGAGGAGCTTATTAATGAAAAAAAAGATACAGCATGTATATATCATTGGTTCTAAAGGAATTCCTGCGAAGTATGGAGGATTTGAGACCTTTGTTGAGAAATTGACAGAGTATAAGCAATCTGGAAGTCTTCAATATCATGTCGCTTGTATGAATATAGGCGACAATCTATACGGAGATGGACAAAAGCATTTTGAATATAACCAAGCAGACTGTTTTAATATCGATGTGCCAAATATTGGTCCGGCTAGAGCTATTTATTATGACGTAAAAGCACTAGATTACGCTATTGAGCTAGCTAAAAAAAATAACGATATAGAACCGATTTTTTATATATTAGCGTGTCGAATAGGTCCGTTTCTCAATCATTATAAAAAAAAGATCAAAAAAATTAATGGGAAACTGTATGTAAATCCCGATGGTCATGAATGGCTGCGAGCTAAATGGAGTTATCCTGTCCGTAAATATTGGAAATTCTCGGAAAAACTAATGGTTAAGCATGCAGACTTGATGATTTGTGACAGTTTGAATATAGAGAAATATATAAAGTCTGATTATAAGCAATATACGCCAAAAACAACCTATATTGCTTATGGAACGGAACAAAGCAAATCAACACTTTCAGCAACTGATGCTCGTGTGAAGGATTGGTTTAAAGAAAAAAATATTGGGACTGAGGGCTATTATCTAGTTGTTGGAAGGTTTGTTCCTGAAAATAATTATGAGACGATGATCAAAGAGTTTATGAAATCTGACACAAAAAAAGACTTTGTTTTGGTGACAAATATTGAAGAAAATAAGTTTTACAACAAATTGAAAAAAGAGACAGGTTTTGATGAGGACCCGCGTATAAAATTTGTAGGGACAGTCTATGATCAAGAGTTACTGAAATACATACGTGAAAATGCCTTCGCTTATCTGCATGGCCACGAAGTTGGCGGGACGAATCCATCGCTTTTGGAGGCTTTGGCATCAACAAAAGTGAATTTACTATTGGATGTTAGTTTTAATAAAGAAGTAGCAGGAAATTCTGCTCTTTATTGGAATAAAGAACAACTTAGCTTTCTAATAGATAAGGTAGATAAATTGTCTCTTGATGATCAAATAATGTTAGACAAAAAAGCAGACAGGAATATTTTTGTTAAATTTAGTTGGGATTTTATTATAAAAGAATATGAAGCTTTATTTATGGAGAATAATCTATGACAGATGTAAGAAAAATTCAAGAAATAGATCTAAATAATATGAAAATTCTATTAAGTTTATTTGAAAAACACAAGTTGAATTATTATATGTTAGGTGGAACATTTTTAGGTTCGATTAGACACAAAGGGTTTATTCCTTGGGATGATGATATAGATATCGGACTACCAAGAAATGACTATGAAAAATTTTGCAATCAATACTTTAAAGAGTTGCCTGATTTTTTAACTATGGAAAATTATAAAACTAATTCAGACTATCGTTACTATATAACTAGGGTATTGGATACTAGAACAAAAGTGGTTGAAATAAGAAACAAGGACGTTCAAGAGTTTACTTATATTGCGATTGATATCTTTCCACTTGACGGTATGCCTAACAATTTTATTTTCCGAAAGCTTCGTATATATAGAATATTATTTCATAAGCTCTTAATTTCACTAAGCTATATCGATACGGTGGATAAAAAGAGACATCGGAATTTTATTGAAAAGTTTCTTATAAAAATTGGGGAAAAAGTATCTTTTGCTAAGTTTGTGAATCCATACAAAGAAAAAGAGAAAATAGATCGGTTATTGAAAAAGAATACTTTTGAAAATAGTTCTTACATCTCAAACATTATGGGAGCATATAGGGAAAAAGAAGTGATGCCGAAGAAAATATTTGAAAAAGGACATATGTATCCATTTGAGGATATTCAAATGAATGGACCTGAAAATGCTGATGAATATTTGACAAGATTATATGGAGATTATATGAAAATTCCATCAAATCAGGATATAGATAGCAAAAGTCATTATGAATTATTGCCAGGAGATACAGATGAATAAAGTAGACAAATTTGAAGGTGTAAGGAAAGTATCACAAAAGCATAATTTTGTAGTTTTGTTAAAAAACTACTTTTTATCTGGAACTTTGTTGTATTCAGGTATGTCATTATTATTAAATGGTTTCGATAAAACATCACTTGAGTATAGTCGCTTAGGTATTCAAAATAAAGCCTATAAAAAAATCAAATCAAAATACAAAAAAATAGCTTCTCAAGAAACTACTCTTGCTACAACATCTTTTGATGATACGAATGTCATTTGGTTTTGTTGGTTGCAAGGGATAGAAAATGCACCAGAATTGGTTAAACGTTGCTACGAGCAAATGACTAATCTATTTTCTGAAAAAAAAATCATAGTTATTACTGCGGAGAATTATAGAGAATACACTAATTTTCCCACTTTTATAATAGAAAAATGGCAAAAGGGAATAATTTCGAATACACATTTTTCTGATTTATTGAGAATTGAATTATTACATTTTCATGGTGGAACGTGGATAGATTCGACTGTTTATTTTAGTGATTCGGATGTTCCAACAGTTTTTTTTGAAGCAGATATATTTTTCTTTCAAAAGCTGAAACCTGGGAGAGATGGAAGTAAAGTAACTATGTCCTCTTGGTTTATGACAGTAAAAAAGAAAAGCTTTATCATTGCAAAAACAAGAGAACTTCTATTTACCTACTGGGAAAAGAAAAATTATTTAGTTGATTATTATCTTTTTCATATTTTTTTTACCATTGCTTGTGAAGTTTATCCAGAAGAGTATGAGAATGTTTCAAAATACTGTAATTCAATTCCCCATATATTATTGCTGGAACTTTTTTCTAGCTACGACTCTAAACGTTTTTCAGAAATAAAAGGGATGTCTTCTATTCATAAACTTAGTTATAAGTTTTCCAGTACAGATATTTTAAAGCAAGATACGTTTTATCAAGAATTATTTAAATAAATTTTGACAGCTTTTCAAGAGGTGACTATGTGTATACAATAATTTTTTTCTCTTCTTTATTACTAGCATTTTTGATGGAAATATCGCATAGAGATAGTTATTTTCAAAAAGATTCAGAAGGAACTATTAGAGTAAAAAAGAGTTTTTTTTTACTAGCTTTTTTAACATGCATTTTATATATAGTTTTGGTTGTTGCTCCAGCAATTCGATACCGTGTAGGTACTGATTATTCTGTTTATTTAAGTAAACAGATACCTGAAGTACTGCAGGGGATCCCTAATTCAGTAGAGTTTTTATATAAAGGTGTCATTCACTTGGGAAATTCTTTTGGAAATTACCAGTGGATTTTTGTTATTACTCATGTAATCATCATCTTATTTACCCTAGTAGCAATTATAAGGGATTCAAAAAATTATTGGATAAGTATTATAGTTCTTTTTGGTTCTGGATTTTTTAACTATTCAATGAATATTATGAGACAATCAATAGCTATTTCTATTTTTCTGTTCTCCATACACTATTTAGTTAGGAAGGAAAACAGGAAATATATATTTTGGATAATAGTTGCGACTCTTTTTCATAAAACATCAATTATTTATTTTGCTCTTCTCTTTTTGAAGAAAATAAAGTTAAGTTGGAAACAAATAGCTATTTTTTCTATTGGTTTGTATGTGTTTAAAACACTTTTTCGTTCAATTATCTTAGCTATATCGAATAAATTCAATTTCTATAACAATCAGTTTGGGACTCTATTGGACAGTAATCAAATAGGCTGGATGTTTCTTATAGCCAATAGTTTGATTTTACTTCTTTTCTTATTGATAAAAAATAGAACGGAATTTTCAAGTACAGGTGATTTATATCTTCAATTACAGTTTATCGCTTTTGCAATTACTCTTGTTTCAGATGTTGTGCCTAACTATGAGAGATTGATGTATATGTTTATGATTGGTCAAATTTTATCAGTTCCTTATTTTTTTAAGAGGATAAATAGCAGAATTATTAAATGGTGTTTTGTTATAGCAATATTAGTTGTGTATGGAGTTTTGTTCCATAGATTATTCATAATTGGTAATATAGGCGAAACATTCCCCTATCAATCCATTTTTAATTAACGATCATAGGAGGATTTTATGGTAAAAGTATCGATTATCATGCCTGTTTACAATGTAGATAAATATTTATTTAAATCCCTGTCTTCAGTACTTACTCAAACATTCTCCGATTTTGAATTGATAATTATAAATGATGGCTCTACAGATATGAGTCTATCTATACTACTAGAAGCTGCACATAAAGACTCAAGGATAAAAGTCGTTGATCAAATTAATCAGGGAGTTAGTGCTGCTAGGAATACTGGACTTTCTCTTGCTAAGGGGCAATATGTTTATTTTTTTGATGCAGATGATTATATGGAAAGGGAACTTCTTGAAAAAGTTGTTGCAATTGCAGATGAATATGAAAGCAATTTAGTTATCTTCGGTTATAAAATGATCAAAAATGATCAGCTATTTAAAGTATGCTCTGTCAAAGAAAGAGCTTTTGAGATAGAAAATCAACACTTTATTGCGCATTTTACTAAGTATACTGAGATTATCGACATGAATTCATTGTGGAATAAATTATATAAAAGAGATTTTATATTAAAATATAATCTTTCTTTCTCGGATAGAAAGATTGGTGAAGATGCATTTTTTAATTACGAATTGTATGCTGTTTTAGATAAAGTAGTTTTTTATGAAGAACCATTATACAACTATGTTATTCATAGATCTGGATCAGCAATGTCAAAATTTCAAGGTGAACAAAAAATTAAAGATAAAATAGATGTGATGAAAATGAGACAAACATTTTTGAGAGAACGACAACTAAGGTTATTGAATGAACAAACCTATTATACGAATATTATTTTTGCAGAAGCGTTGATTTTAGTTAAAGAAAATAGTGATAAAAGCAAATATAAAATGCTTGCTGATTTTTTTTCATTACCTTATATTTCGGAATTATTAAGTACTATAAGGTTTAGTCAACTTGATTCAATAAAGGATAAAGCTAAATTGTTATTTTGTAAACAAAGGATTATATGGAAATTGATTAATCTATTTTAGGAGAAAATAATGGAAAAATACATGGTATCAGGTTACTGGAAAAATAATTTAGGTGATGATTTATTTTTAAAAATTTTGTGTGAAAAATTTCCTGACAGTATATTTTATACATTTATTGATAAAGAGTATATGCCTGTTTTTTCTGGTGTAAAAAATTTGAGACTCATTTCAAATAGCAATTTTATGATTAAGGTTGCCAATAAAATTTTGACGAATTTAGGGTTACCCTTAATTTCAGACTTTTATACAGCATTTTTATTTAAGCAATATATAGAAATTGGCGGATCGATTTTTATGCAAGATGTAAATTGGCAAAAAAAAATTCGCCGTAGAACATTTATTAATGATCATATGCAAGACTATTATGTTATTGGAAGTAACTTTGGTCCTTATAGTTCTACTTTCTTTTTGGATTCTTATAGGAACTTATTCAATTCAATTAAAACTATCTCTTTCCGAGATCAGTATTCTAAACAATTGTTTCCAGAGATTAAAGAAATCAATGTTTCGCCGGATGCTATTTTATCTTTAAGAACAAATTCTTCAATTGAAATGATAAATGAAGATGAAGAATACATCCTGATATCTGTTATTAATTTATCAACAAACAAAGCAAACCGATCAGAAAGGTTAAAATTGAAGGTAAATGAATATGAAAAAAAGATGTCTGAAATAATTCAAAGATATATAGAAATGAAAAAGCATGTGGTACTAATGTCTTTTTGCAATTTTGAAGAAGATGATCTTGCTATTGAAAGAATCAAAAAGCAGTTACCTCAAAGTGTAGCTGAACGCGTTACTGTGTTCCACCACCGCAAAATAGATGAATCTTTGGAAGTAATTGGACGTGCAAAAAAGATTGTAGCAACACGTTTTCACGGAATGGTATTAGGATGGCTCTATAGAATACCAACATTTGTAGTTTCATACTCTAAAAAAACAGAAATAGTGATTTCAGAGTTAAATAAGGAGCAAGAATACTGTGATATAGATAGTTTTTCTTCTCTGACTTTTGAAGAAATCGAGCAACGCTTCACAACTATTTCAAAAGAGAGGTTGTCTAAACTCTCAGAATCTTCATCAGACCAGTTTAAGTTTGTAAGTGAGCATGAAGGTATGGTAACAAAAAATGGAGAATAATAAGTATAAAAAGTTACTTGGTAACTCTGCAATTTTTGCGATTGGCAATTTTGGAAGCAAAATAATAAATATTATATTTGTTCCTGTTTATACATATGCACTGACGACACAGGAATATGGTCAAATCGATTTGCTTACAACCACTGTTAGTCTATTTTTACCAGTCCTCACGTTGAGTCTATCTGAGGCTGTATTGAGATTTGTTATGGATAAAAATGATAATGAACAAGCAATCCTAAGCAGTTCAGTAATAGTGATTTCAATCATTGCGTTTTGTCTTTTGGTCATAGGTGGAATATTCAATACAAAAAAATTATGGCTCTATTTCATCTTTCTGTTGATATTACAATCCTACCAAGTTCTTTTTTCACAATTTGTTCGAGGAATTGGTAAAGTAAAGCTGTATGCATTCAATGGAATACTTATGACGCTTATAACAGTATTATCTAATATAGTATTACTCATCTATTTTAAATTAGGGATAGATGGTTATATATTATCTTTAATATTTGCCAATATTGCTTCTCTTATCTATCTGATTGTAGCTGGGAAGTTGAAGCGTTACCTTAGTTTTAAACTCTTTGACAGTAAACTTGTCAAAACAATGTTGAATTATTCGGCGCCTCTGATTCCTAATATGATTATGTGGTGGCTTATAAATAGTTCAACAAGGTATTTCATTTTATTTTATATTGGTACTTCTGCAAATGGTATTTATGCAGTAGCAAGTAAAATCCCAGCTTTGATTTCAACAGTAACAACTATTTTTTCACAGGCTTGGCAGCTTTCAGCAATAGAAGAATTTGATGCTAAAGATAAGTCAACATTTTATTCGAATACATTTACATTTTATTATCAGGTACTATTTATTTGCGTTGCTTTGCTATTTAGTGTATTGAAACCTACATTAAGATTTTTAATACAACAATCTTATTTTATTAGCTGGCAAGTCGCTCCAATTTTAGTTTTAGCTGTTCTATATTCTAGTTTTTCTAGTTTTTTAGGAACAAACTATATTGCTGCAAAAAAGACTAAAGGCGTGTTTACTTCTTCTATAATAGGCGCAGGAATATCTCTAATTTTAAATTTTTTATTAATTCCTGTCATTGGATTGATAGGAGCAGGTGTTGCTTCAACCATTAGCTTTTTTGTAATGTGGCTAATACGTCTCTACGATACAAAAAAGTATATTGAAACGAAAATAGACTGGTTTAACTTTGTTGGAAATAACTTAGTTTTAATTTTGCAGATAATATTGATGTTTATTTTTGATTCATGGATATTACTCATTTTAGAATGGATGCTTGTTTGTAGTGTATTAATGTTGAATAGAATGAACGTTAAAAGATTAGTTCTTGAAATTAACAATTATTTAAAATTATTCTTTAAGAAAATTAGTATTGATAAGTAACATTGTGAAATATCATGAAACAAAAGTAAGTATTTTGAGGTGAGAGAATGAGATCTTTTGAAAGGTTCTTGACTAACAAAGTTGCTGGTACATCTATTATGCCTAAAAAAGTTAGACGAATATTTCTAAGAATATGTGGTATGAAAATAGAATCCTCAAGTAGAATCATGTCTGATATTTTTTTTGATACAAATAATGTAAGTATTGGTAAAAATAGCTTTGTTAATCGCTTTTGTCAATTTCATGATGGAGGTTATAACGCCGAAATTGTTATTGGAAATGAAGTGATGATTGCAATGAATGTAAATTTGTGTGCAATTTCTCATGATATTGGTAGTGCTCATAGAAGAGCTGGGAAATCATATGTAAAAAAAATTGAAATAGAAGATGGGTGTTGGATAGGGGCAAATGTTGTAATACTTCCTGGTGTGACTATTTCTAAAGGTTGTGTTATAGCTGCAGGTTCTGTTGTAAACAAAAATACTGAGGAAAATGGCTTATATGTAGGAGTACCTGCAAGAAGAATAAAAACATTTGACTAAAAGGAGCTATTATGAGAAGAGTTATCACTTATGGAACGTTTGATTTATTGCATTATGGGCATATCAATCTTTTAAAACGTGCGAAAGAATATGGAGACTATTTAATTGTAGCCTTATCCACTGATGAATTCAATTGGTGTGAAAAGAAGAAAAAATGCTATTTTTCATACGAGAAGAGAAAGCAGTTGCTTGAAGCGATAAGATATGTTGATTTAGTTATCCCGGAAGATTCTTGGGATCAAAAGGTATTAGATATTGCAAAATATCACATCGATACTTTTGTTATGGGAGATGATTGGAAGGGTTCATTTGATTTCATTTCCGAGCAAACGGATGCTAAAGTAGTCTATGTAACTAGGACTCCTGAAATTTCAACGACTCAGATAAAGAAAGATTTAGGCGTAGATTAAGATTGTTAAAGATACATCCCCTTTTTAAAAATAAGTTGTTTGAGCACTCCTTATCTTACATTTACATTAAGTTATCATGCCAAATCTTCAAAAATGTTGCGACATGATTGAAATTGTGAGAAAATAGATTTCATGAATTATTCTTGCAAAAAATGAGGAAGTGTCTTATGAACCTATGGAAAAAAGTAATACTAACTGCTTTAGGATTAGTACTTGTTTCAGTTGCCGGTATTTGTGCTTATGGAATTAAAATGTATTCCGATGCTAGCGGTACAGTTGAAGGTGTGTATGAGTCGATCGATCGAACCTCAAAACGCAGAGAAACTGCCGTGAATATTGATGCACAGGAACCTTTCTCCGTTTTATTGATGGGAATCGATACGGGAGATCTAGGGCGGACAGAACAAGGTCGTTCTGATACAACAATGGTAGTTACTATTAATCCGAAAGAAAAAAAATCAACAATGATCAGCTTAGACAGAGATATTTTAACTGAGATTGTTGGCTATGGTACAGAAGATAAACTGAACCATGCTTATGCATTTGGCGGTGCGAAGATGGCGATTGATACAGTAGAAAATTTACTGGATATTCCAATCGATAACTATGTATCGATCAATATGAAAGGCTTAAAAGATCTGATCGATGCTGTAGGTGGTATCGAAGTGGATAATCCATTTGAGTTTACATTAGATGGTATTACGGTTCCGAAAGGTCATATTAAGCTTGATAGCGAAACTGGTTTAGCTTATGCTCGAATGCGTGAAGAGGATCCTGAAGGGGATATCGGACGTCAGCGACGTCAGCGTGAGGTAGTTGAAAAAATCGTGAACAAGATAATCAGTTTAGATGGTTTGACGAAATATAAACAAATTTTGAATGCCGTACAAGATAACGTAAAAACAGATTTAACATGGGATAATATGGTAGATATTCAGAAGAAATATATGCCTGCCTTTAGCAATATTGATTCTCTTCAATTAGAAGGGGAAGGACAAGAAATTGGTGGTATTTACTATCAGATTCTAGATCCGGAAAAACTGTATAAAACACAAACAGATTTACGTGCACAGTTAGGTCAACCAGAAAATAAAGAGATGCAGGCCAAAGATACTGCAAACTACAATAATTATATAGGTGGTGCAGGGGATTATGGGTCAGGTACAGCTGATGCAGCTGCTACTTATGGTTATGGTCAAGATGTTGCAGCCAATGATATGACTGGCGGCGGAACTTATACTGATCCAAATGCTGAAGGAACTGAGCAATATACTGGAAATTACTAATTAGAAAAACTTCTAGCCTAATAAAGGTTGGAAGTTTTTTTTATTTTTGTATATTTTTACTAGAAATCCTTTTTAGAGGGTGTTATAATTGGACTATACCAAATAAACAAAGACGAGGGAGCAATTTCGATGGAAATTATTAAAGTAGCAAACGCCGAAGAAGGCGGAAAAAAAGCATTTGAGTTAATTAAAGCAGGTATGGACAATGGAGCGAAAGTTTTAGGTCTTGCGACAGGCAGCACACCGGAAACATTATATAAAGAAATGACTTCAAGTGACTTAGATTTTTCAGATATGGTTTCTGTAAATTTAGATGAATATGTTGGTTTGGGTGGAGACGATGATCAAAGTTACCGCTACTTTATGAATGATCAGCTATTTAACAAAAAGCCATTTAAAGAAACGTATGTACCGAACGGTAAAGCAGCAGATTTAGAAGCAGAATGTGCTCATTACGAAAGTATCATTGACAGCCATCCGATCGATATCCAAATTTTAGGAATTGGTCAAAACGGACATATTGGTTTCAATGAACCAGGAACACCATTAGATAGTTTAACTCATGTAGTTGAATTGACAGAATCAACAATCAATGCGAACAAACGTAATTTTGAAAAAGTTGAAGATGTACCTACACGCGCTGTATCAATGGGAATTGGTTCAATCATGAAAGGCAAAAAAATGATTTTGATCGCTTATGGCGAAGCAAAAGCTGATGCAATCAAAGGAATGATCAACGGACCTATTTCAGTAGATTTACCAGCGAGTGCGTTACAAAACCATGCAGATGTTGTAGTGATCGTAGACGAAGCAGCAGCGAGCAAATTATAATCAATAGAAAATAAGGTTGAGACAAAATTCGATTAGATTCGAGTCATTAGAGTGCGAGACAAAACTAATATTTAGTTTTGTCTCGTATTTTTTGTTTTTAAGTATGAGAAAACTGACCTAGATTTAGTGCTATAATGGAAGGGAGAACAATAGGAGGAATGAGCAAAATGGATGTACATTTAACAATTCAAGAGATTATCGTGCGCTTGAGCTTGGCGATGTTGATCGGTGGTGTGATTGGTTTTGAACGACAGTATAAAAATCGGCCAGCAGGAATGCGCACACATATTTTAGTTTGTATGGGAGCGACGATCATTGCCTTGATTCAAGTCGAGATTGCAGCCAGTGCGCTAGAAGATGCGATGAATCATCCAGAATTAAGTGGTGTGATTCGTTCGGATCAAGCTCGATTGATTGCTCAAGTTGTTAGCGGCATTGGCTTTTTAGGTGCAGGAACGATTATTGTAACGAAACAATCGGTAACAGGCTTAACAACAGCTGCTTCACTTTGGGCTGTTGCAGGACTAGGTATTTCGATCGGCATGGGCTATTATGCGATTGCGATCACCAGCTTTATTGGAATTTTCATTGCTCTGACCTTAGTTAGAAGAGTGATCCATGTTCCTACAACAAAAAAATTAGAGATTCGATATCTTCATAAACAAGAAACGAAGGAGTTTATCAATCGTTATTTTGAGGAGCATAAAATTGAAATCGAAGATGTGAACTTCAGTGTATTATTGGTTGGTGATGACCAAATCTATACCAATATTTATACGATCGATCTACCTAAAGGAATGACGTATGCTGAGGTGATCGAAGATTTATCGATTTATAAAAATATAACGAAATTACGTTTGGTTAGTATTTAACTTATTTTAGCTATAAATATGAATACCCCCCAAAAACTAGAGATGCGATCCAGTTTTTGGGGGTAAAAATTATTTTTAGGTGATTTATAGACATCAAAAAGAAAGAAGAAACCAGCTCAAAAGAACAGTGAGACATCCACTGATAACATTCACCCAATCGTTGTTTAGCCAGGAAATTCCACTGATTTTAGTTGTTGGTTGCTGCTGATGTTCACTACGCTCGGTCACTTGACCGCAAATAGAGCATCTGTATTTTACTTGAAA
This sequence is a window from Enterococcus wangshanyuanii. Protein-coding genes within it:
- a CDS encoding EpsG family protein; the protein is MYTIIFFSSLLLAFLMEISHRDSYFQKDSEGTIRVKKSFFLLAFLTCILYIVLVVAPAIRYRVGTDYSVYLSKQIPEVLQGIPNSVEFLYKGVIHLGNSFGNYQWIFVITHVIIILFTLVAIIRDSKNYWISIIVLFGSGFFNYSMNIMRQSIAISIFLFSIHYLVRKENRKYIFWIIVATLFHKTSIIYFALLFLKKIKLSWKQIAIFSIGLYVFKTLFRSIILAISNKFNFYNNQFGTLLDSNQIGWMFLIANSLILLLFLLIKNRTEFSSTGDLYLQLQFIAFAITLVSDVVPNYERLMYMFMIGQILSVPYFFKRINSRIIKWCFVIAILVVYGVLFHRLFIIGNIGETFPYQSIFN
- the cps2T gene encoding beta 1-4 rhamnosyltransferase Cps2T, with the translated sequence MKKKIQHVYIIGSKGIPAKYGGFETFVEKLTEYKQSGSLQYHVACMNIGDNLYGDGQKHFEYNQADCFNIDVPNIGPARAIYYDVKALDYAIELAKKNNDIEPIFYILACRIGPFLNHYKKKIKKINGKLYVNPDGHEWLRAKWSYPVRKYWKFSEKLMVKHADLMICDSLNIEKYIKSDYKQYTPKTTYIAYGTEQSKSTLSATDARVKDWFKEKNIGTEGYYLVVGRFVPENNYETMIKEFMKSDTKKDFVLVTNIEENKFYNKLKKETGFDEDPRIKFVGTVYDQELLKYIRENAFAYLHGHEVGGTNPSLLEALASTKVNLLLDVSFNKEVAGNSALYWNKEQLSFLIDKVDKLSLDDQIMLDKKADRNIFVKFSWDFIIKEYEALFMENNL
- a CDS encoding glycosyltransferase family 2 protein encodes the protein MVKVSIIMPVYNVDKYLFKSLSSVLTQTFSDFELIIINDGSTDMSLSILLEAAHKDSRIKVVDQINQGVSAARNTGLSLAKGQYVYFFDADDYMERELLEKVVAIADEYESNLVIFGYKMIKNDQLFKVCSVKERAFEIENQHFIAHFTKYTEIIDMNSLWNKLYKRDFILKYNLSFSDRKIGEDAFFNYELYAVLDKVVFYEEPLYNYVIHRSGSAMSKFQGEQKIKDKIDVMKMRQTFLRERQLRLLNEQTYYTNIIFAEALILVKENSDKSKYKMLADFFSLPYISELLSTIRFSQLDSIKDKAKLLFCKQRIIWKLINLF
- a CDS encoding LicD family protein, coding for MTDVRKIQEIDLNNMKILLSLFEKHKLNYYMLGGTFLGSIRHKGFIPWDDDIDIGLPRNDYEKFCNQYFKELPDFLTMENYKTNSDYRYYITRVLDTRTKVVEIRNKDVQEFTYIAIDIFPLDGMPNNFIFRKLRIYRILFHKLLISLSYIDTVDKKRHRNFIEKFLIKIGEKVSFAKFVNPYKEKEKIDRLLKKNTFENSSYISNIMGAYREKEVMPKKIFEKGHMYPFEDIQMNGPENADEYLTRLYGDYMKIPSNQDIDSKSHYELLPGDTDE
- a CDS encoding capsular polysaccharide synthesis protein → MNKVDKFEGVRKVSQKHNFVVLLKNYFLSGTLLYSGMSLLLNGFDKTSLEYSRLGIQNKAYKKIKSKYKKIASQETTLATTSFDDTNVIWFCWLQGIENAPELVKRCYEQMTNLFSEKKIIVITAENYREYTNFPTFIIEKWQKGIISNTHFSDLLRIELLHFHGGTWIDSTVYFSDSDVPTVFFEADIFFFQKLKPGRDGSKVTMSSWFMTVKKKSFIIAKTRELLFTYWEKKNYLVDYYLFHIFFTIACEVYPEEYENVSKYCNSIPHILLLELFSSYDSKRFSEIKGMSSIHKLSYKFSSTDILKQDTFYQELFK
- a CDS encoding sugar transferase, producing MEEKIVSVGGSMQKKKQTTQSDKKISVSVVASQSIRFRVFKRTIDILGSLCGLILLSPVFLIVAFLIRKEDPNGPVVFSQERIGKKGNRFTMYKFRSMCTDAEEKFHDLVEQNEIEGAMFKIKNDPRVTKIGKKIRKTSIDELPQLVNVLKGDMSLVGPRPPLEREVSQYTQRDLQRLNVKPGCTGLWQVRGRNDVHFDEMVDFDLEYIENQSIWNDLKIMFQTVIVMFFSRGAY
- a CDS encoding tyrosine-protein phosphatase translates to MIDLHCHILPGIDDGAKTIDDSLDMARMAVKQGITHILCTPHHNNGRYDNPAGQVISCVSALQAELDSRNIPLTLFEGQEVRIAGNIKEQIQENNILFADLNDRYILIEFPTNDIPAYAEHLFIELLEENHTPIIVHPERNSRFIEDPNRLLPFLEMGVLAQLTAPSYVGVFGKQIERTAKQMVAHNMVSMMASDAHNVKKRGFFMKKAYDAIAKDMGTAHVEAMKQVARDILNGDPVQVLEFRELQKKRFRLF